Proteins from a genomic interval of Sulfurimonas sp. HSL3-2:
- the atpA gene encoding F0F1 ATP synthase subunit alpha has protein sequence MVAKVKADEISSIIKERIENFELSVDINETGKIVSYADGVAQVYGLNNVMAGEMVEFEEGTQGLAMNLEESSAGIVILGSGNALKEGMSVKRLGKLLSVPVGDALLGRVVNALGEPIDGKGPIETTETRLVEEKAPGIMARKSVHEPLATGIKAIDALVPIGRGQRELIIGDRQTGKTTVALDAIINQKGNGVVCIYVAVGQKQSTVAQVVRRLEEHGAMEYTIIVSATAAEAAALQFLAPYTGVTMGEYFRDNARHGLIVYDDLTKHAVAYREMSLILRRPPGREAYPGDVFYLHSRLLERAAKLNDEKGAGSLTALPIIETQAGDVAAYIPTNVISITDGQIFLETDLFNSGVRPAINVGLSVSRVGGAAQIKATKQVAGTLRLDLAQYRELQAFAQFASDLDEVSRKQLERGQRMVEVLKQPPYSPLSAEKQALIIFAGNEGFLDDMDASNVVRFESELYPFIEASYPQIFESIRSTSKIDDDTNALMKKALEEFKTSFIVA, from the coding sequence GTGGTAGCAAAAGTAAAAGCTGACGAAATTAGTTCTATTATTAAAGAACGTATCGAAAACTTTGAACTTAGTGTTGATATCAATGAAACAGGTAAGATAGTATCTTATGCTGATGGTGTTGCACAAGTTTATGGTTTAAACAATGTTATGGCTGGTGAAATGGTTGAATTCGAAGAGGGAACTCAAGGATTAGCTATGAATCTTGAAGAGAGTAGTGCAGGTATAGTTATACTTGGTAGCGGGAATGCATTAAAAGAGGGAATGAGCGTTAAACGTTTAGGAAAACTTTTAAGTGTACCTGTTGGTGATGCGTTACTTGGACGTGTTGTTAATGCACTTGGTGAGCCGATTGACGGTAAAGGTCCGATCGAAACAACTGAAACTCGTTTAGTTGAGGAAAAAGCACCTGGTATTATGGCTCGTAAATCTGTTCATGAACCACTTGCAACTGGTATTAAAGCAATCGATGCTCTAGTTCCAATCGGTCGTGGTCAACGTGAGCTTATCATCGGTGACCGTCAAACTGGTAAAACTACAGTTGCATTAGATGCGATCATCAACCAAAAAGGTAACGGTGTTGTATGTATATATGTTGCTGTTGGTCAAAAACAATCAACAGTTGCTCAAGTTGTTCGTCGTCTAGAAGAACATGGTGCAATGGAATATACAATTATCGTTTCTGCTACAGCTGCTGAAGCTGCTGCATTACAATTCTTAGCTCCATATACTGGTGTTACTATGGGAGAATACTTCCGTGATAACGCACGTCATGGTCTAATCGTATATGATGATTTAACTAAACATGCAGTTGCATACCGTGAAATGTCACTTATTCTTCGTCGCCCTCCAGGCCGTGAAGCTTACCCAGGGGATGTTTTCTATCTACACTCTCGTTTACTAGAGCGTGCAGCTAAGTTAAATGATGAAAAAGGTGCAGGTTCTTTAACTGCTCTTCCAATCATCGAAACTCAAGCTGGTGACGTTGCGGCATATATCCCGACAAACGTTATCTCTATTACAGATGGTCAGATCTTCCTAGAAACTGACTTATTCAACTCAGGAGTACGTCCGGCGATCAACGTTGGTCTTTCAGTTTCTCGTGTTGGTGGTGCTGCGCAAATCAAAGCTACTAAACAAGTTGCTGGTACACTACGTCTTGACCTTGCACAATACCGTGAACTTCAAGCGTTTGCACAATTCGCATCTGATCTTGACGAAGTTTCTCGTAAACAACTTGAGCGTGGACAAAGAATGGTCGAAGTTCTTAAACAACCTCCATATTCTCCATTGTCAGCTGAGAAACAAGCTCTTATTATCTTCGCAGGTAATGAAGGTTTCCTAGATGATATGGACGCATCAAATGTAGTTCGTTTTGAATCTGAGTTATATCCGTTTATCGAAGCTTCTTATCCTCAAATTTTTGAGAGCATCAGAAGTACATCTAAAATCGACGACGATACAAATGCGTTGATGAAGAAAGCACTAGAAGAGTTCAAAACTAGTTTTATAGTAGCGTAA
- the atpG gene encoding ATP synthase F1 subunit gamma gives MANLKNIQRQIKSVSNTQKTTRAMKLVSTAKLRRAEELAKRSRLFSSKINQVIAEIAGRIKCYNVEGIGNRSFEKIENPKMVDIIFVTADKGLCGGFNIQTLKAVNKLISEFQGKQVKIRLRGVGKKGIEYFKFKEIEMFDEVKDLSSKPDLERSSKFIATSMNDFYDGKTDGIYIVYNGYKNVITQELHVNKILPIDSDQFDCADADKESLLEIEAQDEEVMLKSLLNKYVENNMYYALIDSVAAEHSARMQAMDAATNNAKEMVKTLNVQYNKARQAAITTELIEIISGVESMK, from the coding sequence ATGGCAAACTTGAAAAATATTCAAAGACAGATTAAGAGTGTTTCTAACACTCAAAAGACTACACGTGCGATGAAGCTTGTATCTACTGCAAAGCTTCGCCGTGCTGAAGAACTGGCAAAACGTTCACGTCTTTTTTCTAGTAAGATAAATCAGGTTATTGCCGAAATCGCTGGTCGTATAAAATGTTATAACGTCGAAGGTATTGGAAATCGTTCTTTTGAAAAGATTGAAAATCCAAAGATGGTTGACATTATTTTTGTTACTGCAGATAAAGGTCTATGTGGCGGTTTTAATATTCAAACACTTAAAGCTGTAAACAAACTAATATCTGAGTTCCAAGGTAAGCAAGTTAAAATACGTCTTCGTGGAGTCGGTAAAAAAGGTATTGAATACTTTAAATTTAAAGAAATCGAAATGTTCGATGAAGTTAAAGACTTAAGTTCAAAACCAGATTTAGAGCGTTCAAGCAAGTTTATCGCTACATCGATGAATGATTTTTATGATGGGAAAACAGATGGTATCTACATCGTATACAACGGGTATAAAAATGTTATTACTCAAGAGTTACATGTAAATAAAATCTTACCTATTGATTCAGATCAATTCGATTGTGCAGATGCTGATAAAGAATCTTTATTAGAGATTGAAGCTCAAGATGAAGAAGTAATGTTAAAATCTCTACTTAATAAGTATGTTGAAAACAATATGTACTATGCGTTGATAGATTCGGTTGCAGCAGAGCACAGTGCTCGTATGCAGGCGATGGACGCAGCAACAAACAATGCTAAAGAGATGGTTAAAACATTAAATGTTCAATATAACAAAGCACGTCAAGCTGCTATTACAACAGAGCTTATAGAAATCATAAGCGGCGTGGAGTCTATGAAATAA
- the atpD gene encoding F0F1 ATP synthase subunit beta → MIGKISQVMGPVVDVDFDGYLPVINEAIEVKANVEGNEYRLVLEVAAHLGDGRVRTIAMDMSEGLVRGMEAKATGAPIKVPVGEKVLGRIFNVIGETIDDGEQVTDCETWSIHRDPPVLVDQSTKTEMFETGIKVVDLLAPYAKGGKVGLFGGAGVGKTVIIMELIHNVAHGHDGLSVFAGVGERTREGNDLYHEMLESNVLDKVALCYGQMSEPPGARNRIALTGLTMAEYFRDEKKLDVLMFIDNIFRFAQSGSEMSALLGRIPSAVGYQPTLAREMGALQDRITSTKSGSITSVQAVYVPADDLTDPAPASVFAHLDATTVLNRKIAEKGIYPAVDPLDSTSRLLDPQIIGEEHYAVARGVQQTLQKYKDLQDIIAILGMDELSEDDKATVERARKIEKFLSQPFFVAEVFTGAPGKYVKLEDTIKGFKGILEGEFDHMPESAFYMVGGMDEAIAKAEKQKSK, encoded by the coding sequence ATGATTGGTAAAATTAGTCAAGTTATGGGTCCAGTTGTTGACGTTGATTTTGATGGATATCTTCCAGTAATCAACGAAGCAATTGAAGTTAAGGCTAATGTTGAAGGTAACGAGTATCGTCTCGTACTGGAAGTTGCAGCCCACCTTGGTGATGGTCGTGTTAGAACTATCGCTATGGATATGAGTGAAGGTCTTGTACGTGGTATGGAAGCAAAAGCTACAGGTGCTCCGATTAAAGTTCCTGTTGGTGAAAAAGTTCTAGGACGTATCTTTAACGTTATCGGTGAAACAATAGATGACGGTGAGCAAGTAACAGATTGTGAAACTTGGTCAATCCACCGTGATCCTCCGGTATTAGTTGATCAATCAACTAAAACTGAGATGTTTGAAACAGGTATCAAAGTTGTTGACTTACTTGCTCCTTATGCAAAAGGTGGTAAAGTAGGACTATTCGGTGGTGCGGGTGTTGGTAAAACAGTCATCATCATGGAACTTATCCACAACGTTGCACACGGACATGACGGTCTATCTGTATTTGCAGGTGTTGGTGAAAGAACTCGTGAAGGAAATGACCTTTACCACGAAATGCTTGAATCGAACGTATTGGACAAAGTTGCACTGTGCTACGGACAAATGAGTGAGCCTCCAGGAGCACGTAACCGTATCGCACTTACTGGTCTTACAATGGCTGAGTATTTCCGTGATGAGAAAAAACTTGACGTATTGATGTTTATCGATAACATCTTCCGTTTCGCACAATCAGGTTCAGAGATGTCTGCACTTCTTGGACGTATCCCTTCAGCTGTTGGTTACCAACCGACTCTAGCTCGTGAGATGGGTGCTTTACAAGATCGTATTACATCAACTAAATCTGGTTCGATCACATCTGTTCAAGCTGTATACGTACCTGCGGATGACTTGACTGACCCGGCTCCGGCTTCAGTTTTCGCTCACCTAGATGCTACTACAGTTCTTAACCGTAAAATTGCGGAAAAAGGTATCTATCCTGCGGTTGATCCATTGGATTCAACTTCAAGACTACTTGATCCACAAATCATCGGTGAAGAGCATTATGCTGTTGCACGTGGTGTACAACAAACTCTTCAAAAATACAAAGACCTACAAGATATCATCGCGATTCTTGGTATGGACGAGTTAAGCGAAGATGATAAAGCGACTGTTGAACGTGCTCGTAAGATTGAAAAATTCTTATCTCAACCGTTCTTCGTTGCAGAAGTATTTACAGGTGCACCTGGTAAATATGTTAAACTTGAAGACACTATCAAAGGATTTAAAGGTATCCTAGAGGGTGAATTCGATCACATGCCAGAATCAGCATTCTATATGGTTGGTGGTATGGATGAGGCTATTGCTAAAGCTGAAAAGCAAAAAAGTAAATAG
- the atpC gene encoding ATP synthase F1 subunit epsilon, with amino-acid sequence MDTFRLEILTPNGEIFNGDVVSTTLPGEEGEFGVLAHHASLTTLLQAGVIDLETEDKTVESVAINWGVVQVDESKVVVLVDGAVAIQGESESEIAHALAEAKKLIEDVSDSSTAIATVSARLETAAQKLI; translated from the coding sequence ATGGATACATTCAGACTTGAAATCCTAACTCCTAACGGCGAAATCTTTAACGGTGATGTCGTTAGTACTACTCTTCCCGGTGAAGAGGGTGAGTTTGGAGTTTTAGCACACCACGCTTCGTTAACAACTTTGTTACAAGCTGGTGTAATCGACCTTGAGACAGAAGATAAAACTGTTGAATCGGTTGCTATAAATTGGGGAGTTGTCCAAGTAGATGAGTCAAAGGTTGTTGTACTGGTAGACGGTGCTGTTGCAATCCAAGGCGAATCTGAAAGCGAAATCGCACACGCTCTTGCAGAAGCTAAAAAGCTTATCGAAGATGTTTCAGACTCTTCAACTGCGATTGCTACTGTTTCTGCTAGACTTGAAACCGCAGCTCAAAAGCTAATATAG
- a CDS encoding MotA/TolQ/ExbB proton channel family protein, whose translation MINEIIDFYIKSHPVTLFVLAVLALYFFALNWVFLYRFFSLNKWISDENSSLETILMGASHVSDHSFLRHFIKSSSKISKELFDLALYAATKEATKGLSFLSIVASTSPFIGLFGTVVSILDTFSHIGQSSGTMAIIASGVSDALVATASGIFVAIFAYTYHQILKRKAFELSGLLKMQSDSILSKSI comes from the coding sequence ATGATAAATGAGATTATAGATTTTTATATCAAAAGTCATCCTGTCACACTTTTTGTGCTGGCAGTACTGGCTTTGTACTTCTTTGCTCTTAATTGGGTCTTTCTTTATAGATTTTTTTCGCTTAATAAATGGATATCTGACGAGAACTCTTCATTAGAGACTATTCTTATGGGTGCCAGTCACGTTTCGGATCACTCGTTTTTACGTCATTTTATTAAAAGCTCGTCTAAGATCTCGAAAGAACTTTTTGATCTGGCATTGTATGCAGCGACGAAAGAAGCTACAAAAGGTCTCTCTTTTTTATCTATTGTTGCATCTACATCACCGTTTATAGGACTTTTCGGTACGGTTGTATCTATCCTTGATACATTCAGCCATATAGGACAGTCAAGCGGTACGATGGCGATAATAGCATCAGGTGTATCTGATGCCTTGGTAGCAACGGCAAGCGGTATATTTGTCGCTATCTTTGCATATACGTATCATCAAATACTAAAGAGAAAAGCGTTCGAACTCTCTGGTCTACTAAAGATGCAGTCTGATTCTATACTTTCAAAGAGTATATAA
- a CDS encoding biopolymer transporter ExbD has product MQYDWDEKPELNITPLVDVMLVLLAILMVIAPNIVYEELINLPQGSAIKQISKVSPVHITIDKDRNIKVNKNSFEYRTFADNFMQFSQTLKGKPTVTISADKSLDYGVVMSIIAAVKQAGFSEISLATNG; this is encoded by the coding sequence ATGCAGTACGATTGGGATGAAAAACCGGAATTAAACATCACTCCTCTAGTGGACGTGATGCTAGTTCTTCTTGCAATACTTATGGTCATCGCACCGAACATAGTATATGAAGAGTTGATAAACCTGCCTCAAGGTTCTGCGATAAAGCAGATATCTAAGGTGTCACCTGTTCATATAACTATCGATAAAGATAGAAATATCAAAGTCAATAAAAACAGTTTTGAGTATAGGACGTTTGCAGATAACTTTATGCAGTTTTCACAGACTCTAAAGGGGAAACCTACCGTTACTATCAGTGCAGACAAGTCATTAGACTACGGTGTGGTCATGTCGATAATCGCAGCTGTAAAACAAGCTGGATTCAGCGAGATCTCTCTAGCTACAAATGGATAA
- a CDS encoding TonB C-terminal domain-containing protein has product MSSVILLLVFALFSYVLFSSQQLKSYALKKDNAITVSIVMQPQKNYQSKKINNDTPTESTEKPQDVSSLFSSVWTKSVDKISEKKAKTIDNDELQRLTKKIKTSTKNDVESLKEKVENTKFSKADVQVTSDDSSSGQEVNEFLAKIQGEIYNNFFPPPNTGGQTAKILIRLSADGSVLDFRILSYSGDDIFNAEVDRLKNRVMMLRFPENPENKDGNYIITLVAKE; this is encoded by the coding sequence ATGTCATCGGTAATATTGCTTTTAGTCTTTGCACTTTTTTCATACGTGCTGTTCTCATCACAGCAGCTGAAGTCATATGCTTTAAAAAAAGACAATGCCATAACGGTCTCAATTGTTATGCAGCCTCAAAAGAACTATCAATCAAAAAAAATTAATAACGATACACCGACGGAAAGCACTGAGAAACCTCAAGACGTATCATCCCTGTTTTCAAGTGTCTGGACAAAGTCTGTTGACAAGATCAGTGAGAAAAAAGCAAAAACGATTGATAATGACGAGTTGCAGCGCCTAACAAAAAAGATAAAGACAAGTACTAAAAACGATGTCGAGTCTTTAAAAGAGAAAGTCGAAAATACAAAATTTTCCAAAGCAGATGTACAGGTCACAAGTGATGACAGTTCATCGGGTCAAGAGGTTAATGAGTTTTTAGCTAAAATACAAGGAGAAATCTATAATAATTTTTTTCCGCCGCCAAACACAGGCGGTCAAACTGCTAAGATTCTCATAAGACTCAGTGCGGACGGTTCTGTATTGGATTTTAGGATTCTTTCCTATTCCGGCGATGATATTTTCAATGCTGAAGTAGATAGATTAAAAAACAGGGTCATGATGTTAAGATTTCCCGAGAACCCTGAAAATAAAGACGGAAATTATATAATTACATTAGTAGCTAAGGAGTAG
- the tolB gene encoding Tol-Pal system protein TolB, with product MRILLSLLFFITLSFGADATIEVVKKVDTLPTIGVEDSSISYDDVFKKRFFKALVSDLNVLSLFNVDRHNYITHYNDTDVVVENKDKDYVLRYRLHEDDNQALNVDMKILKNSTELMSKSYRIKNKKLYVFVSHAMAYDVNKFMGAEPVEWMKKKILLARLISPAQSEILICDYTLAFSQRIVSGGLNVFPKWANKEQTSFYYTSLSGKKPTLKRVDIKTAKVTNILSSDGMIVCSDVSMDSKRLLVTMAPSGQPDIYMYNVDSKKTTRLTTYSGIDVNGQFMKDNKIAFVSNRLGYPNVFSKVIGEKGVEQLVYYGKSNSSCSAHNEYVVYKSRESSDNFSDNTFNLHLISTETDFIRRLTATGMNEFPRFSQDGDAILFIKNYMEQSSLGIIRLKYNKNYLFPLSYGKIQSIDW from the coding sequence TTGCGTATTTTACTAAGTTTGTTGTTTTTTATAACTTTATCATTTGGTGCAGATGCTACGATAGAAGTAGTAAAAAAAGTCGATACATTGCCTACAATAGGCGTCGAAGATTCATCGATAAGTTATGACGATGTCTTTAAAAAGAGATTTTTTAAAGCTTTGGTGAGTGATCTAAACGTGTTATCGCTTTTTAACGTCGATCGTCATAACTACATAACACACTATAACGATACTGATGTCGTAGTCGAAAACAAAGACAAAGACTATGTGTTAAGATATAGACTGCACGAAGATGACAATCAAGCTTTAAATGTAGATATGAAGATCCTAAAAAATTCTACGGAACTGATGAGTAAAAGCTATAGGATCAAAAATAAAAAGCTCTATGTATTTGTCTCTCATGCTATGGCATATGATGTAAATAAATTTATGGGTGCAGAACCTGTAGAGTGGATGAAGAAGAAGATACTTTTAGCTCGTTTGATCTCTCCTGCACAAAGTGAGATATTGATCTGTGACTATACACTTGCTTTTTCTCAAAGAATAGTAAGCGGCGGACTCAATGTTTTCCCAAAATGGGCGAATAAAGAACAGACATCGTTTTACTATACATCATTAAGCGGTAAAAAACCGACACTTAAAAGAGTCGATATCAAAACGGCAAAGGTCACAAATATACTTTCATCTGACGGTATGATCGTCTGTTCAGACGTTAGTATGGACAGCAAGAGACTGCTTGTAACTATGGCACCTTCGGGTCAGCCTGATATCTACATGTACAACGTAGATTCAAAGAAAACGACACGTCTGACGACATACAGCGGCATAGACGTTAACGGCCAGTTCATGAAAGACAATAAGATCGCATTTGTATCTAACCGTTTGGGTTATCCGAATGTCTTTTCAAAAGTCATAGGTGAGAAGGGTGTGGAACAGTTGGTATATTACGGTAAAAGCAACTCTTCGTGCAGTGCTCATAACGAGTATGTGGTCTATAAATCAAGAGAGAGCTCGGATAACTTTTCGGACAATACATTTAACCTGCACCTGATCTCTACGGAAACGGATTTTATCAGACGTTTGACGGCTACGGGGATGAATGAGTTTCCAAGATTTTCACAAGACGGTGATGCGATACTATTTATTAAAAACTATATGGAACAAAGCTCGCTGGGGATAATCAGACTAAAATATAACAAAAATTACCTTTTCCCACTTAGTTACGGGAAAATTCAATCAATCGACTGGTAA
- a CDS encoding OmpA family protein has product MKNIILSSAAVAVLLLSGCSSNKPTVDETNKAPVEEVSTVQTESVAGEGMASDETMKADSNEMTMANIENSMSSVYFDFDKFVIRDDMKDSVAKDAAIAKAAANAYSIKLEGNCDEWGSDEYNFALGLKRAQTVKTELVNEGVDAKRISMVSYGKSAPVCNEKTKDCWQKNRRVDFKLLP; this is encoded by the coding sequence ATGAAAAATATTATACTTTCAAGCGCTGCTGTTGCAGTATTATTATTAAGCGGATGTAGTTCAAACAAACCGACAGTAGATGAAACTAACAAAGCTCCTGTAGAAGAGGTTTCAACTGTTCAAACTGAAAGCGTAGCCGGTGAGGGTATGGCATCTGACGAAACAATGAAAGCTGATTCGAACGAGATGACTATGGCTAACATAGAAAACAGCATGAGTTCTGTATATTTTGATTTTGATAAATTTGTAATTCGTGATGACATGAAAGACAGCGTTGCTAAAGATGCTGCTATCGCTAAAGCTGCTGCAAATGCATATTCTATCAAACTTGAAGGTAACTGTGATGAGTGGGGAAGTGATGAATACAACTTCGCATTAGGTCTTAAACGTGCTCAAACTGTTAAAACTGAACTAGTTAACGAAGGTGTTGACGCAAAACGTATCTCTATGGTAAGTTATGGTAAAAGTGCTCCTGTTTGTAATGAAAAAACAAAAGATTGTTGGCAAAAAAACCGTCGCGTAGATTTCAAACTTCTTCCGTAA
- a CDS encoding tetratricopeptide repeat protein: protein MKRSIPLVLIAAFLPISLLSSEPSAFGAGDLDSASPYGLTTSEKAIFGNKQKLESLDRKTSSVDNKVDSLRERVDGFQTVIESIADKSHKNSSDINTLLQNSKDDSAAQKERNDKIDALIQSNTENIEKLKLLITEMSTLVDSINTNYVSKDEFNGLVKDINEFKKLVGTTIKSSSKSSASGSSLDSLGTPKVYTKARAYYDSKNYTKAIEYFTYLVSKKYKPAYSNYMLGEMNYKRKNYGEAIAYFKESATLYSKASYMPNLMLHTAISMQKTKDTGNAKKFLSALISNYPNSSEAKEAKKLLASLK from the coding sequence ATGAAACGCAGTATACCTTTAGTATTAATTGCTGCATTTCTTCCTATATCACTGCTAAGCTCTGAACCTTCTGCGTTTGGAGCAGGTGATCTAGACTCTGCATCGCCTTATGGACTCACAACAAGCGAAAAAGCAATATTTGGCAATAAACAAAAACTCGAAAGTCTTGATAGAAAAACATCATCAGTAGACAATAAAGTAGATTCACTTCGTGAAAGAGTGGACGGTTTTCAAACTGTTATCGAGAGTATCGCTGATAAATCTCATAAAAACAGTTCAGATATAAATACACTTTTGCAAAACTCGAAAGATGATTCTGCCGCACAAAAAGAGCGTAATGACAAGATCGATGCCCTTATACAGTCAAATACGGAAAATATCGAGAAGTTAAAGCTTTTAATAACGGAGATGTCGACATTAGTAGACAGTATCAATACCAATTATGTATCAAAAGACGAGTTTAACGGGCTGGTCAAAGATATCAATGAGTTCAAAAAACTTGTCGGTACGACTATTAAGTCATCGTCTAAATCTTCTGCTTCAGGCTCATCTTTAGACTCTCTAGGTACGCCGAAAGTGTATACGAAAGCCAGAGCGTATTACGATAGTAAAAACTATACGAAAGCAATCGAATATTTTACATATCTGGTATCTAAAAAATACAAGCCGGCTTACTCAAACTATATGCTTGGCGAGATGAACTATAAGAGAAAGAACTACGGCGAAGCGATCGCATACTTTAAAGAGAGTGCGACTCTGTACTCTAAAGCGAGCTATATGCCAAACTTGATGCTACATACTGCTATCTCTATGCAAAAAACAAAAGATACCGGTAATGCTAAAAAGTTTTTGAGTGCGTTGATAAGTAATTATCCCAACTCATCGGAAGCTAAAGAGGCTAAAAAACTACTTGCTAGCTTAAAATAA
- a CDS encoding peptidylprolyl isomerase: protein MAIEKNQIVSIEYEVRDGDTVVDSNVGGAPLVFMFGKGQIIPGLEKGIENMAIGDKGDVLVKAEDAYGTYNAEALQELPSEQFAGIELSEGMSLYGQGEDGSTVQVIVKEIKDGSVVIDFNHPLAGKDLMFTVAINNIRDASAEEAMSGIPAENAVDDSGCCGTGGGSGCGCH from the coding sequence ATGGCAATTGAAAAAAATCAAATAGTATCTATTGAGTATGAAGTACGTGATGGTGATACTGTAGTAGATAGCAATGTTGGTGGTGCGCCATTAGTATTTATGTTCGGTAAAGGTCAAATCATTCCAGGTCTTGAAAAAGGTATCGAGAATATGGCTATCGGCGATAAAGGTGATGTACTTGTAAAAGCTGAAGATGCATACGGTACTTATAACGCTGAAGCTCTTCAAGAACTTCCAAGCGAGCAGTTCGCAGGTATCGAATTAAGCGAAGGTATGAGCCTTTACGGTCAAGGTGAAGACGGTTCGACTGTACAAGTAATCGTTAAAGAGATCAAAGACGGTTCTGTTGTTATCGACTTCAACCATCCATTAGCTGGTAAAGATCTAATGTTTACTGTTGCTATCAATAATATTCGTGATGCATCTGCTGAAGAAGCGATGAGCGGAATCCCTGCAGAAAATGCAGTAGATGATTCTGGTTGTTGTGGTACTGGCGGCGGCAGTGGCTGTGGTTGTCACTAA
- a CDS encoding sigma 54-interacting transcriptional regulator: MILVVVVLAAAVAVVVTKFITASNASKEAFKTANLLKTLTVNTLIYGERGTGKKTLAKYIVPNASIIDASSFDELLTAIESSNEIIITNIDNSPNIQRVFQAIKNKKIRVIATCSSTNIGELYDDIFSVKFDLPPLSKRMEDVEALIDLYIDEVKEIVREDIKFNKTNFIPDISDNSISLKKQIFSYSFLENISQNELMHLIENYLEDKIGTNNDYRNNLHIYEVPLIRAGLKKFKSQLQLADKLGLNRNTLRKKIAENSEYGL; the protein is encoded by the coding sequence ATGATTCTGGTTGTTGTGGTACTGGCGGCGGCAGTGGCTGTGGTTGTCACTAAGTTTATTACCGCTTCAAATGCTTCAAAAGAGGCGTTTAAAACAGCAAATTTACTAAAAACTCTTACCGTAAATACTCTTATTTACGGTGAGAGAGGCACAGGTAAAAAGACGCTGGCAAAGTATATTGTTCCTAATGCTTCTATTATCGATGCATCATCTTTTGATGAACTATTGACAGCGATCGAAAGTTCAAATGAGATAATAATAACGAACATAGACAATTCTCCAAATATTCAAAGAGTTTTTCAAGCGATAAAAAATAAAAAAATCAGAGTAATAGCGACGTGTTCGAGTACAAACATAGGTGAACTATACGATGATATATTTAGTGTAAAGTTTGACCTTCCCCCATTAAGTAAAAGAATGGAAGATGTTGAGGCTTTGATAGATCTTTATATTGATGAAGTAAAAGAGATAGTTAGAGAAGATATAAAATTCAATAAGACAAACTTTATACCCGATATTTCAGACAATTCGATATCGTTAAAAAAACAGATATTTTCATACTCTTTTTTAGAAAATATCAGTCAAAACGAATTGATGCACCTGATAGAAAACTATCTTGAAGACAAGATAGGTACGAATAACGACTATAGAAATAATCTGCATATATATGAGGTTCCTCTTATCCGTGCAGGACTTAAAAAGTTTAAATCACAGCTGCAGCTGGCAGATAAACTGGGTTTAAACAGAAACACGCTTCGTAAAAAGATCGCAGAAAACAGCGAATACGGGCTGTAA